One window of Streptomyces sp. NBC_00273 genomic DNA carries:
- a CDS encoding TetR/AcrR family transcriptional regulator, whose amino-acid sequence MNQSARRPRSEDRATDGRAPDGRAERGRQSRVKIAEAVLSLLDEGESSFPAERVAERAGVSRRLVFHHFADMSELVETAITRRLEQLIEQIRPLPTAGPRDTRVAALTEQRARILEWITPAQLTLMRLETPGGRVAEVTREVLDLARARLAEIFAEELEHLPAARRAEVLYGLDAVTTWGAWYHWRSSGLSAEAAASTMETAVHALLATTDRPGTGS is encoded by the coding sequence GTGAACCAGTCGGCCCGACGGCCGCGGTCCGAAGACCGTGCCACGGACGGTCGCGCCCCGGACGGTCGCGCCGAGCGCGGCCGCCAGTCCCGGGTGAAGATCGCCGAGGCCGTACTGTCCCTGCTCGACGAGGGGGAATCCAGCTTTCCCGCAGAGCGGGTCGCCGAGCGTGCGGGCGTGTCCCGGCGCCTCGTGTTCCACCACTTCGCCGACATGTCCGAACTGGTGGAGACGGCCATCACCCGCCGACTGGAGCAGCTGATCGAGCAGATCAGGCCGCTTCCGACCGCCGGGCCGCGCGATACCCGGGTAGCGGCCCTGACGGAACAGCGGGCCCGCATCCTGGAGTGGATCACGCCGGCCCAGCTGACCCTGATGCGCCTGGAAACCCCGGGGGGCCGCGTTGCCGAGGTCACGCGCGAGGTGCTGGACCTGGCCCGGGCGCGACTGGCGGAGATCTTCGCGGAGGAACTCGAGCACCTGCCCGCCGCACGCAGGGCCGAAGTGCTCTACGGGCTGGACGCGGTGACGACCTGGGGCGCCTGGTACCACTGGCGCAGCAGTGGCCTGAGTGCCGAGGCTGCTGCCAGCACCATGGAGACGGCCGTACACGCCCTGCTCGCCACCACCGACCGGCCCGGGACGGGCTCCTAG
- a CDS encoding GNAT family N-acetyltransferase, translating to MEAQEWDAWCRTPERAFAGPPTPPEPRALREGLTEHDRFVSARGGAPCAGTAGASSLRLSVPGAALVDTAGVTMASIAATHRSRGPMTATMRHQRYADPLSALAARAAEYADQVADRPCMPARPPGSERPAVLVPEGGGRDGDSPLRTSTLGAQNRPVRGPGRPEKVPDFAGYGLW from the coding sequence TTGGAGGCCCAGGAATGGGACGCCTGGTGCAGGACCCCGGAGCGGGCCTTCGCTGGCCCGCCCACGCCCCCGGAGCCGCGCGCACTGCGGGAGGGCCTCACCGAACACGACCGGTTCGTCAGCGCCCGGGGCGGCGCCCCGTGCGCGGGTACCGCCGGAGCCTCCTCGCTGCGCCTGTCGGTACCGGGCGCGGCCCTGGTCGACACGGCCGGGGTGACGATGGCGAGCATAGCCGCCACGCACCGTAGTCGGGGGCCGATGACGGCGACGATGCGGCACCAGCGGTACGCCGATCCGCTGTCCGCGCTGGCGGCCCGCGCAGCGGAGTACGCGGACCAGGTGGCCGACCGCCCGTGCATGCCGGCCCGCCCGCCGGGGTCGGAGCGCCCGGCCGTTCTGGTACCCGAGGGCGGCGGCCGCGACGGCGACTCACCGCTCCGTACGTCGACGCTCGGGGCGCAGAACCGCCCGGTACGGGGGCCGGGCCGGCCGGAAAAGGTGCCCGACTTTGCTGGATACGGCCTATGGTGA
- a CDS encoding SDR family NAD(P)-dependent oxidoreductase, which yields MDSERIQSCLDLIHQARQLPVDDAQRRLLEQAAGELVRDGRLRRRAEARAERAAADAKLLAATAMGARDRVMDAALPAPAPPERGLTVREYVQLRPGPAAARPLPDRTPDSPGPSRLLNRPQRCYVCKNHYRHVHDFYHLLCPECARENLARRTARTDLTGRRALLTGGRVKIGYQVALMLLRDGAELTVTSRFPQDTLRRFAAAPGAAGWWHRLRIAALDLRDPRQVLAFTDHVLGQGLPLDVLINNAAQTLRRSPEAYTALSAAEPAPTPASLAAPPIWTAPGFSVPGPRTAPLPWTAELAPRFRSSHALAGGTHTGDAPVATPLPREAVDEAGLLPETAAANSWTLRLGQIDPTELLEVQLVNAVAPFLLADRLLPLLDASPHPDRYLINVSAVEGQFTVRNKTSDHPHTNMAKAALNMLTRTSAADLATRGIHTCSVDTGWVTDEKPLPARERHAATGWRPPLDVVDGAARIYHPIVQGQAGAPVHGVLLKDYQQVPW from the coding sequence ATGGACAGTGAGCGCATACAGAGCTGCCTGGACCTGATCCACCAGGCACGACAGCTACCCGTCGACGATGCTCAGCGCCGCCTGCTGGAACAGGCAGCCGGTGAACTCGTCCGCGACGGCCGCCTTCGACGCCGTGCCGAGGCACGCGCGGAGCGGGCCGCGGCCGATGCGAAGCTGCTCGCCGCCACCGCGATGGGCGCCCGCGACCGCGTCATGGACGCCGCTCTGCCCGCCCCGGCCCCGCCGGAGCGGGGCCTGACGGTGCGCGAATACGTTCAGCTGCGCCCCGGTCCGGCCGCGGCGCGGCCGCTGCCGGACCGTACGCCGGACAGCCCCGGGCCGTCACGGCTGCTGAACCGTCCCCAGCGCTGCTACGTCTGCAAGAACCACTACCGGCACGTCCACGACTTCTACCACCTGCTGTGTCCCGAATGCGCCCGCGAGAACCTCGCCCGCCGCACCGCCCGCACCGACCTCACCGGCCGGCGGGCGCTGCTGACGGGCGGCCGCGTCAAGATCGGCTATCAGGTCGCGCTGATGCTCCTCCGGGACGGCGCCGAGCTCACCGTGACCAGTCGCTTCCCGCAGGACACGCTGCGCCGGTTCGCGGCGGCCCCCGGCGCCGCGGGCTGGTGGCACCGGCTGCGGATCGCCGCCCTGGACCTGCGCGATCCCCGGCAGGTCCTCGCCTTCACGGACCACGTGCTCGGCCAGGGGCTCCCCCTGGACGTTCTGATCAACAATGCGGCCCAAACCCTGCGCCGCTCTCCCGAGGCGTACACCGCGCTGTCCGCCGCCGAACCCGCGCCGACCCCCGCGTCACTCGCCGCGCCACCGATCTGGACCGCTCCGGGATTCTCCGTACCCGGCCCGCGCACCGCACCCCTGCCGTGGACGGCGGAGCTCGCCCCGCGGTTCCGGTCGTCCCACGCCCTGGCCGGTGGCACGCACACGGGTGACGCCCCGGTGGCCACCCCACTGCCTCGGGAGGCGGTCGACGAGGCGGGTCTGCTGCCCGAGACGGCCGCGGCCAACTCCTGGACCCTACGTCTGGGCCAGATCGACCCGACCGAGCTGCTGGAGGTCCAGCTGGTCAATGCCGTCGCGCCGTTCCTGCTCGCCGACCGCCTGCTGCCCCTTCTCGACGCTTCCCCGCACCCCGACCGCTACCTCATCAACGTCTCGGCGGTCGAAGGCCAGTTCACCGTGCGCAACAAGACCAGCGACCATCCGCACACGAACATGGCCAAAGCCGCCCTGAACATGCTCACCCGCACCAGCGCCGCCGACCTGGCCACCCGCGGCATCCACACCTGCAGCGTCGACACCGGCTGGGTCACCGACGAGAAGCCCCTCCCCGCCCGGGAGCGGCACGCCGCCACCGGTTGGCGCCCGCCGCTGGACGTCGTCGACGGCGCCGCCCGCATCTACCACCCCATCGTGCAAGGGCAGGCCGGCGCACCCGTCCACGGCGTCCTCCTGAAGGACTACCAGCAGGTCCCGTGGTGA
- a CDS encoding SpoIIE family protein phosphatase translates to MDAPAPGSGEVPEDPFALHNSASAVLDAHGRVVGWSERAQEHLGYPPDEVLGRTAAEFLLDPRDRETVRNAVAACERDRGWSGVLPVLHRSGRRVELGFRARAVIRAGAAREWFLVVAPAEEVLRWETDRSVLDGLFRRSPIGLSVHAPDLSILRINRALARFTQLSAAEIRSRRIGDFLIGPDLKTIETRLRRVLETGAPLIFTEQPCRLRSDPDRERVVSVSAFRMEDPSGGILGVTQLVEDVTDRYRARQRLALLNRASISIGTTLDLGQTTRELAGVAVPDLADAVSVDLLESVARGDEAAEEAGGRVRRMAVHSVVPEALQVMYPAGEVFRFDPRTPHARCLAEQQPILEPVLRSSPGWYFQDPERSRRALDLDAHSLIVVPLTARGLLLGLLSLWRARRPEPFEEDDLTLAEEFAARAALCIDNARRYTQQQQAALTLQRSLLPQELPEYSAVEVAHLYLPADPATGVGGDWFDVIPLSGARVALVVGDVVGHGLHAAATMGRLRTAVHTLASLDYAPDEVLSHLDDLVNRLADEQEPAVGRPRGQQIVGATCLYAVYDPTSRRCTLARAGHLPPAVVTSDGTVSLPDLPEGPPLGLGGLPFESVELELAEGSLLALYTNGLIKARGLDLDEGLERLRAALSRPGSSLEQTCAAVQNALLPEHPPDDVALLLARTRVLAPEQVASWELPAEPTAAARARHLTETTLTGWGLEELAFTAELVVSELVTNAYRYGGGAPVTLRLIRDRSLICEVSDSSSTAPHLRRARTTDEGGRGLFLVAQLTERWGARYTRDGKTVWTEFPLAAAAQGYSAALVDPALNR, encoded by the coding sequence ATGGACGCACCGGCGCCGGGATCGGGCGAGGTGCCCGAGGACCCGTTCGCGCTGCACAACTCGGCCTCGGCGGTACTGGACGCCCATGGCAGGGTCGTCGGCTGGAGCGAGCGGGCACAGGAGCACCTCGGCTACCCGCCCGACGAGGTGCTGGGCCGCACGGCCGCCGAGTTCCTGCTTGACCCCCGTGATCGTGAGACGGTGCGGAACGCAGTGGCCGCGTGCGAGCGCGACCGGGGCTGGTCCGGCGTCCTGCCCGTCCTGCACCGCAGCGGGCGACGGGTGGAGCTGGGCTTCCGCGCCCGCGCCGTCATCCGCGCCGGCGCGGCCCGCGAGTGGTTCCTCGTCGTCGCCCCGGCGGAGGAGGTCCTCCGGTGGGAGACGGACCGGTCGGTCCTGGACGGTCTGTTCCGGCGCTCCCCGATCGGTCTGTCCGTCCACGCCCCCGACCTGAGCATCCTGCGGATCAACCGGGCGCTGGCCCGGTTCACGCAACTCTCCGCCGCGGAGATCCGGAGCCGGCGCATCGGCGACTTCCTCATCGGTCCGGACCTGAAGACCATCGAAACGCGGCTGCGCCGGGTGCTGGAGACGGGCGCCCCCCTGATCTTCACCGAGCAGCCCTGTCGCCTGAGGAGCGACCCCGACCGCGAGCGGGTGGTCTCGGTCTCGGCGTTTCGGATGGAGGACCCCTCCGGCGGGATCCTCGGAGTCACCCAACTGGTGGAGGACGTCACCGACCGCTACCGGGCCAGGCAGCGGCTCGCCCTGCTCAACCGGGCGAGCATCAGCATCGGGACCACGCTGGATCTCGGGCAGACCACCCGGGAGCTGGCCGGCGTCGCCGTCCCCGACCTCGCGGACGCCGTCTCGGTGGATCTGCTGGAGTCGGTGGCCCGAGGCGACGAAGCCGCCGAGGAGGCGGGCGGGCGGGTCCGCAGAATGGCCGTCCACTCGGTCGTGCCGGAGGCGCTCCAGGTGATGTACCCCGCCGGAGAGGTCTTCCGCTTCGACCCGCGAACCCCGCACGCCAGGTGCCTCGCCGAACAGCAGCCCATCCTCGAACCCGTGCTCCGCAGCAGCCCCGGCTGGTACTTCCAGGATCCGGAGCGCAGCCGGCGCGCCCTCGACCTGGACGCCCACTCGCTGATCGTCGTACCGCTGACGGCCCGCGGCCTGCTCCTCGGCCTGCTCAGCCTGTGGCGGGCCAGGCGGCCCGAACCGTTCGAGGAGGACGACCTCACGCTCGCCGAGGAATTCGCCGCGCGGGCCGCCCTGTGCATCGACAACGCCCGCCGCTACACCCAGCAGCAGCAAGCCGCGTTGACCTTGCAGCGCAGCCTGCTGCCGCAGGAACTGCCCGAATACAGCGCGGTCGAGGTCGCGCACCTCTATCTGCCGGCCGATCCCGCCACCGGTGTCGGTGGCGACTGGTTCGACGTCATTCCCCTCTCCGGAGCGCGCGTCGCCCTCGTCGTGGGCGACGTCGTCGGCCATGGTCTGCACGCCGCGGCCACCATGGGCCGCCTGCGCACGGCCGTGCACACCCTGGCCAGCCTCGACTACGCTCCGGACGAGGTCCTCTCCCACCTGGACGACCTGGTCAACCGCCTGGCGGACGAGCAGGAACCCGCCGTCGGACGTCCGCGGGGCCAGCAGATCGTCGGCGCGACGTGCCTCTACGCGGTCTACGATCCCACCTCCCGGCGCTGCACCCTGGCCCGGGCGGGCCACCTGCCCCCCGCAGTGGTGACCTCCGACGGCACGGTCAGCCTGCCCGACCTTCCCGAGGGGCCGCCGCTGGGCCTGGGCGGACTCCCCTTCGAGTCCGTCGAATTGGAACTCGCCGAGGGAAGTCTCCTGGCGCTGTACACGAACGGCCTGATCAAGGCCCGTGGCCTCGACCTCGACGAGGGACTCGAGCGGCTACGAGCAGCCCTGTCGCGGCCCGGCAGCTCGCTGGAGCAGACCTGCGCGGCAGTGCAGAACGCCCTGCTGCCGGAGCACCCACCGGATGACGTAGCACTGCTCCTCGCCCGCACCCGCGTCTTGGCGCCGGAGCAGGTCGCCTCCTGGGAACTCCCCGCGGAGCCGACCGCCGCCGCCCGTGCTCGGCACCTGACGGAGACCACGCTGACCGGGTGGGGCCTGGAAGAGCTGGCCTTCACCGCCGAACTGGTCGTCAGCGAACTGGTCACCAACGCCTACCGGTACGGAGGTGGCGCGCCGGTCACCTTGCGGCTCATCCGCGACCGCAGCCTGATCTGCGAGGTCTCCGACAGCAGCAGCACCGCTCCCCACCTGCGGCGGGCGCGGACCACCGATGAGGGCGGGCGAGGTCTCTTCCTCGTGGCCCAGCTCACCGAACGATGGGGCGCCCGCTACACCCGGGACGGCAAGACCGTCTGGACGGAGTTCCCCCTCGCCGCAGCGGCGCAGGGGTACTCCGCGGCGCTGGTGGACCCTGCGCTCAACAGGTGA